GTTGGCTGGCAGAGATGACGCCGAAGGAGCGTGATCGGCTGGCATTTCGTGCGTCGCGCAGGGAACTCGAGTTTACGGAGATCAGAACGAGCGTGAAGCGGGCCATTGATGTCGCCGAGGCTCATCTCTTCGAACGGAACGCGGTGGTGCACGACCGGGACTTGGTTGCGCACGCATTGCTGTCAGAAAGCGGACGCTTTTTATCGACGAAAGCGTTGTGGGCGGAAGTCAGAGCACGGCCGTATGTTCGCGATGAGTTGAATCCCGAAAGGATTTCATTGGCGGGTCAGTCGAAGATCGAACGGGAACTCGTTGAGCTCGTTGATCGGACCCGCGGTCGTCACGACGCCATCAATCCCGATTTCCTCGGATTAGACCCGCGTTTGGATGCCGAGCAGGCTCACGCGGTTCGCGCGTTGTTGGAGTCGCGGCATGGCACCAACGTGCTTCGCGGAAAGGCCGGCACGGGGAAGAGCTTTACGCTGAACAATGTCGTCGCTGGTGCCCGCGCTGGGGGTCGTGATGTTGTGGTCGTTGCGCCGCAGAACCAACAGGTCCGCGAGTTACAACGCGATGGCTTGGAGGCGCGCACGGTCGAGAGCCTATTGATGAAGCGCGATCTTCCGCATGGAGGCGTTCTGATTGTTGATGAAGCCGGCCAGTTGAGTGCCCGCCGCATGGTCGACCTGGTGAGGCTTTGCGCGTTGAAGCAGGCCCGATTGATTCTGTCAGGAGACACGCGACAGCACGGCGCGATCGAAGCCACGGACGCGTTGAGTTTGTTGGAGGACCGGGCCTGCCTTCCGACCGTCGAACTCAGTAAGATTCGCCGGCAGGATCCGACCCGCGGAAACACCGCGACCGAGCGACTCGCGATTCGAAGCTACCGTGACGCGGTCGCTGCGGCATCGAATGGAGATACGCAGCGTTCTCTCCGGCTTCTGGAGACGGAGAAAGCCGTAATCGAGGTCACGGAGCCGGCGCGGGTAGCCAAAGTGGCAGAGGCGTATGTCCAAGCCACTGAACGCGGCGACAGGGTGCTCGCGATCGGCCAAACGTGGAACGAAGTGAATCAATTGAACCAAGCGATTCGCGCAAATCTTCAGTCCTTTGGTAAAGTTTCCGGCTCGGTCGAATTGGAAACGCTGCAAAACCTCAATCTTACCCTTGGGCAACGCATGGAACCGGGAACCTATCAGCATTGCCGGGACCTCGTGTTCGTCCGCAGCTACGGCCGTTTCAAGAAAGGCGAGCGCGTCGAGGTTGCCGGAGCCACAGCACAAGGGTTGCGGCTCATGAAAAACGGCAAGGAGACCGTAGTCGGCTACTCGAAGGCGGATCGATTCATGGTCGTCCGGCCGCGACGGCTGAAGGTCGGGGTGGGTGACCACCTACAGCTCAAATTCAACGGCAAGTCCGAGGAAGGGCGCACACTGGCCAACGGAGAGCTCGTGCGGGTCGAAAAGGTCCAGTCAGACGGACGACTCGTCGTGCGCGACGACAGCGGCGTGCGGAAGACCCTCGGAGCCGACCAACGGATCTTTAACCACGGCTACGCTGTCACGTCTTACGGCTCCCAAGGCAAGACCGTCGACACCGTGTTGTTCTCCGATGCCGGAGCGGCAGGCGCCACGAACCAAAAGCAATGGTATGTCACGATCTCCCGCGGCCGCCGCCAGGCAAAAGTCTTCACGAGCGACCTAGCCAAGCTCAGAGAATCCATCCAGCGCGACGGCGATCGCGACTTCGCCCTCCAAGAGCGACCGATCAGCATCCAGCCCAAGCCGGCACCCACAGTGGTGCCAACAATCGCCAAGGAAGAGGACTTCGATGCGATGCAGGCATCCCGTGAACGACTTCAGCGATTCAAGCGCCATCAGTTCGTTCGAAACCACATCGCCCGCCAACAGGCTATCAAACGCCGACTCGGTCCTCGGCCTTGATGGCAGTGAAATTGGCAAGGAAATTGGAACGCCATCGGCTGGGGGCCGTATTACCACGTTGCAGTCGGCGGGGCTGCCCCTCCTTGCTGCGACCGGCTAAATCGGATAACTACTTCAAAGGACTCGGGACTTTTCTCTGTTTCTATAACTGGGTTGCCGGGTGCTAAAATAATATAGCGCGCATGAGCATCTGATTTAATGATTCTGAAATTGGGGGGCTAAGAGGCGGGGAAACATCGAGTTCGCGTTTTGGCAGGGCAGGCGCACCTACTTCTCAATCGACGAGGATGATTCGCGGAGATTCAATCAGGTGAATCGTTCATTTCATCCATCGTGGCCAGTTGCGCATATAGCTTTGAGCCTGTTGGAGTGATAGTCCAGTGTGGTTTCCTACTGCGACTACCCTTCGGCGAGGGTTTCGTTTTGATGAGATTCCTGGCCTGAAGCGCTCTAAGCATACCGTCGAATGGTGGGGATTGAATCACGCACGTCGGACGGTAAGCATGTTTCCCATGCTTGCTATTTAGTTTAGGCAACAACTCTGTTGCGAGTCTTGCTTCCAAAGTCCTCTTCAATGACGAAACGCTTGCACTTTCCTCAAGTTTGGGGGCTAAAACTGAGAAAGCACGATTCCAAGACCACTTATATTCAAGTTCGAATGGGTGCTGGTCGTTCCAAGAGGTCAAGCGCTGGTTTGGATTGTTAGATAGATAATAATGACCGGTCAATGAAAGGTTTAGTGTATCCGATAGGCCGTTTAGATTTTCCGAATCCTTGGGGCGAGCAGAGGCGTTCGTACGCTCAAGCTCCACTATGCGCTGTTGGAGTTTGGCGATTGCATCTTGGCCCTCAAGGATTGATGTAGAGCGAACCCAGCCGGGTTGTGGGTCGTGTTGGATGGCACTGATAATTGCCGACTTTATCGCCGATCCCAACCCATCGGGTGTGCTCCAGAAACGACACATGCGTTGTTTTGCTTTTTCGCGGAATTGGGCCAAACGTTTTCTTCCGACATCCGATTTCTCCAATTTTGCGCCGGTCAAGTTGTCGATGTTCTCGTGAAGGAAAGCGATCACAGGTTTTCCCAGTTCCAAAGCGTAGTCGAATTCTCGCTCAGTGTATCCGATTTGTCCATCTGGGGTTAGGCTTCCATAGCGACCGGCAATGATTAGAACATAATAATCGCAGTCGCTGATCACTCTCCGAATCAAGTCCCACTGAGTTGTGCTGGTTGCAGGGAACAACTCCATGCCGGACGGTATGCATAGGGTTTCAAGAAGCGCTTGAATCACGTGCTGGCGTTCTTCTTTTAGGTCTTCGAACGTAGAGCTTACAAAAACTTGGTAACGGCGATGCAGTGGATTTGAAGCGCCTAATGTCTGTGGCGCTTGGAGGTTCGGATCCAAATTTGGAGATCTCCGATTATGGTCCATGATACGTTCCGTGTACCCAACGGGTGCATTCGGCTCGTATCCGCCAAAAATTATTCTCTCCAGTTCTGGCAGCAAATCGGAGTTCGGCGGAAAATCCTCCGCCGCGTCAAGAACACCTGACTGCCAATCGGAAGGGCCGAACGATGCCGAGCGACTAAACAGATGCCCAGAACGAACTAGCACTCCAAGAAGATCGGCCGTCTTGTCGTCCAGACTTAGCGTCTCCTTGATCTCGGACCTCGAGAGATTGGTCTTCTCCGGGGATCGATGATAGAGGTCGCGCATGACTCCCAGATATCGAATCAGAAGCTGTTCGTAGTGCTCGCCTGAATTCGTCAGAAGGATGCCGATGATGCTGAGTTCGTACGTCGGCAGGTTCGTGTTACTGGTTTCCCAAAGAATGCTTCCGTTTAGTTCGCGGCGAACTGCGAGGACCTCTTGTTTTCCCCATTGCGAATGCATCGTTCGGCATCGCGGCCATTCTCCGCTATTTCGGAAAGCTTCCCAGATAGAGGTCAGGAGTTCGGCGGCTTGGGGGGAAATGGATTGTCGAAGGGAATGAAGCGTGGGCACGGTGCAGGAGTTGCCAAAAGAGTGAAGAAGCTGGATTCCCGGGTCGAGCGCGCGTTCGACAACACTCAATGGGGGTAGGTCGAAATTGTGGGAGGTCTTATTCGTTCTGCTTGAATTCCGGAACAGGACATTTGAGCGCCACTGGGCCCCGAAGGTCAGGAACAGGGAATCCACCGGAAACGCAGGATCGCGTCTCCCTTGGATACGGTGGGAACGATCTCAGGCCCGATCAATGTCAGTAAAAAGGAGATATCGCGAACGAGTTGTGATGTGATGGCCTAGGTCGAAACGAACTTGCGAGCAAGTAGCTGTCAGATTTGGATCGCATATGCCGAATCGGTCAGACTCCGCCACTTCTCAAGTATTAGCCAAAGCTGAGTTCGAACTACTCGCGGAGTTTCGTTTTACTTTGCGGCGTTTTCTAGGCTTCAGCGAAGCCGCAGCCAAAAGGCATGGCGTGAGCCCGCAACAGTATCAGGCTTTGCTTGCGATCGAAGGATTCCCAGGTCGCGACTGGGTGACGGTGAGCGAATTGGCCGAGCAATTGCGCATCGCGCACCATAGCGCTGTTGGTCTGGTCAATCGCATGGAAGGGCTGAAGTTGGTGAAACGCTCGGTCTCGACCGAAGACCGGCGGCGGGTCGAGGTTTCACTTCAGCCAGCTGGACGGGTGGTGCTGGGAAAACTGTATCGGGTGCACCGTGAGGAATTACGGACAGTGGGCCCAAAGTTGATCGCGTTGCTACAGGAGGCTTCGCTGCCGGAGTAGTGCCCTTCTTCCTTTGTTTCTGAGTTCACCCAAGAACGTGGAGATCGACGGGGGAGTAGAATCGTCGTTCCCTCGTAGTGGTGAGAAGAGCCGACTCGCATGGAAATGTCGTAACACGATAAAAATGACTGGATTTTGGTCGCGAAATCGGGTTCATCGGCCGGCTCATTTTATGTCTTCCAGTTTCAGAAAGTCACAGATCCTGCTAGCTACAGTAGGAGCGATCATTGCGGTGTCTGCCTTATCATTTGTCGCAGCCACGACTGAGGCGTTGTTACTGCTCGGTTCGTTTGGTGCTTCGACGCTGTTGCTGTTTGCCCTTCCGGAGGCACCCTTGTCGCAACCCCGTTCTGTGATAGGCGGTCACCTGATCGCTTCGCTGATCGCGTTGTGCTGTCTAGCTGCGTTTGGGCCGCAATGGTGGGCGGTGGGCGTGGCGACTGGATTGGGCGTCGGCCTGATGATGGTTACCCGCACGGTGCACCCGCCGGCCGGATCCAATGCGATCATTGTGTTTTTGGCCAAGCCCGGTTGGGATGTGTTGCTGTTCTCGACCGTGTTTGGAACCCTCGTGTTGATCGTGATTGCTATTGTGTATCATCGCCTCACCCGTCGGCATAAATATCCTCAATATTGGCGCGCGGCGGCGGTGTGAGGCGACGAAAGTTTCAGAACGCGACCGAAGAAAGCGATCCAAGCCGACTTGGCCTAAGTCGTGTGATCGATCGCTAATTAACGTCCGTCGGGGATCTCTGGGGTGTGGTTCGCTGACACTGAGATCGGATCCCTGATCTAAATTGGTGTCATTTGAATCGACTGATGGTGACTGTATCCACCTCAACGTGGTGTGACGAGGGCCGTCGTATTCGGCGACGTCACGGCCGTGTTAGCCGGTGGAGTCCAGTTACGGGGCATGTGGCCCCAGGTCGCCCTGCTTGGTCATGTCTGGTGGGTGGTTGAGCACGTCGTGCAGATGCCGTGACTGGATTGGCGGGGAGTAAATGATGGTCGAGCGCTGGCCGGCGTAGGGGGGGGCGACGAAGCGCCAGTTTTCACTCCCAGTTTGGTTCGGTGAATGGCGTTCTCAATGGGTGAAGGTTGGTGTTCAGACGAGTGTGACCGTGTTTGCGGTGAGCGTGCAGGGTATCCCACTAGTCGACGTCGACCGCTCGCGAAGGGCCGGCGTCGGGTGCAAATTTTCCCTTCGCCGAAAGGCCTAGCCATTCTGCAAAAATTATATCTGGTCCACAGGAAGGAATTGCAGACGGTCGGAGCTCAGATTATCGGGCTACTAAAACGTGCGGTTCCAACGGCAAACCGTGAAGTTGGTTCATGAAATCTCGGTGCGCCAATCGCTCAGGTCATCGCTGCCTTCTGGTAGCGACTCGCACAGCCATGAGGACAAGTATCGCTCGCTGCACGACGGCACGATGGTGACGATGCGTTTCCCAGCGTTTGCCGGTCGCCGTGCGAGTTGAATCGCGGCCCATACAGCCGCTCCAGAGGAAATGCCGATTGGTATGCCGTCGAGACGGTTTACCTCGAGGCTTACTGGACCGGAATCCTCCTCCCGCACTTTGATAACCTCATCGTAGATTGCGCAGTTGAGAACACCGGGGACAAATCCGGCCCCCAGTCCCTGCAGCCGATGTGGTCCGGGGCGTTCGCCGGAAAGAACTGCGGAGGTGGAGGGTTCCACGGCGACAATCTGAATGGATGGATTTCGTGGTTTCAAAATTTCGCCGATTCCAGTGATCGTTCCCCCGGTTCCGATGCCGGCGACCACGACGTCAACCTGGCCATCCGTGTCCCGCCATATTTCCTCCGCAGTTGTGGTGCGATGGATCGCGGGATTCGCAGGATTGTCGAATTGGGAGGGCACGAAGCTATCCGGTAGTTGCGAGGCTATCGCTCGGGCTTTTTCGATGGCGCCCTTCATACCCGCCGGTCCAGGGGTGAGGATCAGACGAGCCCCGAGAAGTTTCAGCATGCGGCGTCGTTCGAGAGTCATGGTTTCCGGCATTACCAGAACAAGGCGCAACCCCTTGGCGGCAGCGACGAAGGCCAAGGCGATACCGGTGTTTCCACTGGTGGCTTCTACGATAATCGTTTCGCTGGTGACTTTTCCGTCAGCGATGGCCCGTTCAATCATGGCCAGGCCAATTCGATCTTTCACGCTCGAGAGTGGGTTGAAAAATTCCAGTTTAAGTAGGATCTCCGCAGCGGCGTGATGCTTCGCGGCGGTGCGGTTGAGGCGAACCAGCGGCGTGTTTCCAATTGTTTCGGTGATATCAGAATAGATCCTGCTCATAATATTTAGTGGATTCGGATTCAATGGTCAGCAAGCGCCTGACCGAGGTCGGCTTTGATCTCGCCGAGATCTTCAATTCCAATTGAAAGGCGTATCAGAGAATCGGATATGCCAGCCCGTTCTCGTTCAGCGTCACCCATGCCTCGGTGGCTCGACATGGCCGGTCGGGTTGCCAAGCTTTCCATACCGCCGAGGCTGACCGCGTGAACGATCAAACGAAGGCGATCGATAAACCTCTCCGCCGCTGCGCGGCCTCCTTTGAGCTCAAAAGAGAGCACGGCTCCACCGTGTTTCATCTGGCGCCGCCCCACAGCAGCCTGAGGGTGATCCGGTAGACCAGCGTAGTGGACTCGCGAGACTTCTGGTCGATTAAGCAGCCAGGCCGCGATCGCGGCTCCGTTGTGATTGTGGGCTGCCATGCGAAGGGCGAAGGTGCGAAGTCCGCGCAGCACGAGCCAGGCATCGAACGCATTGACGGTGCCGCCGAGATTTTTGTGAATTCGCCGAGCGTTTGGGGTCAGCGGCTGACGACTAATCAAAGCCCCGCCGATCATGTCGGAGTGTCCGTTGAGATACTTCGTTGTGGAGTGAATGATCCAGTCGACATTCGCGAGGAAGGGACTCTGGTTGAACGGTGTGGCAATGGTGTTGTCCACGATAACTGGCGCGTCGTTCTGATGCGCCGCTTCAACCGTGGCTTTCAGGTCGATGAGCCTCATGAGCGGATTGGACGGGGATTCGAGCAGGACCGCTCCCGCGTCTACCAGCGCCTCAGACCATGCGGTGGGATTTTGTGCGTCGATGAATTGAACTGGAACGTGGAGAACGGAGGAGAGGATTTGAAGCAGTTCGAAACTCCCACCGTAGATGTCGGGATGCGTGACCAACGGGCCGTTGCGGCCATCCATGGCGATAGCTACCGCACACAAAACGGCGGCATTGCCGGAAGAGGTAACAAGAGCGCCCGCTCCGTCTTCCAAATCCGCGAGCGCGACGGCCAAGGCTTCTACGGTGGGATTGCCAAATCGGGAGTAGGCATATCCCGGTCGCGCACCAGCGAAGATCGCCTCCGCTTGTGCCGAGTCTCCCAGATGAAAGATGGTGCTCTGGGCAATGGAGGGGACAAAGGGGGTGTTCTCTGGCTCAGGTTCCCGGCGCGATCGGCCTGCGTGGGCGCAGAGGGTCTCCAGCGTGGGGCGAGGTGGAAGAGGGGGACGGTGAGGCATTTAGACTATGGTGGATCTAGAAAGCTGGTCGGTATGGGATTAAATATCGTAACGCGATATAAAAATAGCCACAGAGAATCTCTTTGTGGCGCGAGTGCGAACGCCATGTTTGGTAATCTCGGTGGGCGGCAACGACCAACCTTGAGCGGTTGGTTTGGTCCGGCCTCGACTTTGGGGATGAGTGAAACGGGGCGAGAATTTCCTCCTTCGAATATGCGAAGTAGCGTGATCAATTTTCGGGCGGCGGTGAATTCCCGGTCTCCGTGCTCAGACTACGACAGATCCGTTTCCCGGATCGAATCGGATCGAGTGGCGAGTAGATGCGCATATGATGGATGCCGACGGATGAAACCATCGGCGTAGTCACATTCAGCGATTATCCGAAAATCCTCGGCCGCTGCCCAAGTGAGCGCGGATTTCACCAACTGGGCGGCGAAGCCGCGTCCTCGCCAAACGCCTGGCACGAAGGTGTGGATGATCGTCACGACTGACCCGTCCAGACGATACCGAAGTTCGGCGAAATCATCGTTTTCAGTCAGAACAAATCGAGTGTGATCAGGTTCATGGACAACGGAGGGCACGTGGAGTGAAGGTTGAGAAGGATACGATGAGGGGAAAATGGGCGAGTGGCGTCGACGCAGGTTTGAGTCCGATCGGCGCCATCGCATCGCGGACTATGAACTCAAAGCTGAGGCCGCCGCCGACACGGGTGGTTGAACATCCATGAGTTTGAGTCTTCGTAAGCCGCCCGGCATCTGCCACGTGATTTCGTCTCCTTTTGAAAAACCGATCACAGCTGTGCCAAGCGGTGCAAAGACGGATATTTCGCCCTTTGCGATGTCGGCCTTTTCAGGCCAAGAGAGAGTGAATGTATCGACTTCTCCGCTGTCCAAATCCTTGACGATAAATTTCGAACCAAGTTGGACGGTGGACGAAGAGACCAGGGCAGGCGGTAAGAGGATTGCGCGAGAGAGCTCCTCGTGCAGGCGCTGCAAATTGAACCTCTTGCGAGAATGGGTGGAAAGCAACTGGCCCAGCTTCCAGGACAGTGCAGTGTGATCGCGTGTGGATAGAGTGATGGGTTGATTGGAAATCATCGGAAACAAGCTCCGTTTTTTTGGGGTTTAAATCATACGGGAGGAGGCCGCGACCGGTTCGCGCGAATGCGCGGTGCGTTTTGCCTTGGTCGAACGGCGCGGGCACAAAAAATGCGCCTATCGGCGCACAACACGTTGAGAATACCCGGGGAACGGCAGACGGTTGCTTAATGCGTTCAGGCCACCAAGACCCCGGGATCGGTCGGGAAGACAACGATCTCCTTGCTCGCGATGAGGCGATTCATGAGAGCAGCGACGGGGTTCATGGTTCTATTGTGATATGGCTTGTGGAATACGCGTCAAGAAACGCCGGTTACTCAGCTCATAGCGGAGGACTGAATTCAAACCGCAAAGAAGTTTACGGTTCGATAGGGGCGGAAATCAAGGGGGGGGAGAGTTGGACTCTACGCCCCTCCCAAGCGTTCAGCGACCATCGCTTTCAGTGCTTCGCCGTTGTGCACGGTGAGAACAGACCCGCCGACTTCGATCCAGCTTGCATCGCGGAACCGAGCCAGAGTGCGGGAAAGCGTTTCGGCAGTTGTCCCGATTTCTGCGGCCAGAACGCGCTTGGTGCGGCCGAGTGAAATTTTGCAGGGAGGACCTTTGGACTGATCACAGTGCCGAATAATCCAGCGGGCGAGTCGGGTCTCTACGTCTTTCAACGTGAGGTCATCCACTAGACCGACCAACACCCGCAGGTGCTGGCTCATCGAACCGAGCATACGGAGAGCAAGATCCGGACGCTCGGACACCAGTTCCAGAATGTCTGCTTTGGGCACCAGCAGGACGTTGCTCTGCTCAACTGCGCGGGCTGCCGCCGGGTAACCCGTGGGGCTGGCCATTGCGGCTTCGCCCATGGATTCACCGGGGCGAAACACATGGATCACCTGTTCCTTCCCCTGGGCGTTGACCCGGTGCACATTGATGGCGCCGCGCTGCACCACGTAAAAACCCACCGCGGGCTCACTTTCGCGAAACAGGTATTCGTCCTTGGCGAGTGCCCGGGGCTGCACGAACGATGCGATCCGCGTAATGTCTTCCTCGCTCAGGCCGGAGAATAACTGGCATTGGCGCAGTGTCGCTCCGAGGGCGATCAGGCGCATCGGATTGGAGCTGGATGAAGCGGGGCGGTTCGGCATGAACGGGCTTCATGGGCCGGTTGAGCGGCCTGCGCAACTCCCTTCGGACCGCCGAATGGCCGGGAAAACTGCTTTGTTCAGTGTTCCTCGCCCGGATCGGTGCAACCGAGCGCCGCCCGTCCGGCCGGAGTGATGCAATCCGGCGTCCAGGCCGGGTCCCAGACCATTTCGACTTCCACCGGTCGTCCGTCACTGGCCGATTCGGCGGCGGTGCGAGCGCCGTCGAAGAGCACCTGGCCCGACGGGCAATACATGGTCGTGAGCGTCATGGCGACGCGCAGGCGCTCGGGTTCAACATCGACGGAGTAGATCAGCCCCAGATCGGTGATGCTGATGCCAAACTCCGGGTCCATGACCGTGCCGAGGGCGTGGATGACGGCGGTGGCGAGAGCGGTATCGGTGTTCATTTTGAGGAGGCCTTGGTCGGACGCAGGTGGCACAGGATTTTGCAGAGATTGATCAGGTAGATGGCCGCGGCAGCGAACAGCGTCAGTCCGCCGACGCGCGAGGTGTAAACAGGGGCAACCCACCACATTGCGACGCAGAGCGTCGAAAGGGCGGCAAGGTGCAGCGTGAACCACGCGGCTTCGAGTCGGGGGCGACTCAGGTCGGTGGCCCGCGGCACGGTCTGTTTGCCGACCTTCGGACCGTAGGCCTGCATCCAGGTGAGAAACGGCACGATTTTGAGCAGCATGCCCATGACCGCCAAGGCCAGCGCGCCAGGCACGAGCACCAGCCCGTAGAGGGACACGGCGACCGGCGAGGGCCAGGCGCCGCTGTGCAGGAGGCGGGTGAGCGTCACGCCGATGGCCGCCGTTGCCAACAGGCCCAGTCCGGTCAGAAACGCCCGCAACGGTGTCTCCAGCTTCGGCTTGCGCCGACTGTGCAAGGTAGCGACGAGGGCTGCCCCCGAACAAACGATGCCGCCGAGTAACAGCAACGCGCCCAGAGTTGCCAGAGGGCTACGCTCCAGACCGAGTCCGAGCGCTAGCAGCGGCAGTCCGACCTGCGTGCAGATCAGCCCTGCAGCGATACATCGCGGTCGTTGGGCCGAACCCAGCGTGAACATGGGAACGAGTTGAAAGCCCGCGCCTTGTAGCAGGGTGAGGAAGAATCCCGCCAAACCGAGATGGGCATGGGCTCCGAGTAACGAGAGAATGGATACCGGAATCCACGGGGTGTGCCGGTTGGAGGCGGTGATCACCCCGAGCACGAAGGTGAGGGCGAGCCAGCCGGTGCTCAGGGGCAGGCAGGCGGCGATGGCGTCGCGGCGCGAACTCGCGAGGTAGGTGCGGCCGACGACGATCGCGCCAATGACACCACCGATGGCAATCAACGTGCCGCCGAGCGCGGCGGCGAGGTAGCGCCCAAGCGCGAGCCCAGGCACCAGTAGGAGTAGGCCCGTCAGGTGCAGGCCGAGGTGCCACCAGGCGGCGCGGACCCCGGCGAGCCGAGCTCCGAGAATGACCGGGGCGAGTTGGTAGACGGCACCGAGGCAGACGGTGAGCAGGAAACCCGGTAGCCAGAGGTGCATCAATCCCACCACGTGCGGGTGCACGTAGGGCAGGCGCACGAGCCCGGGCTGGAGCGCCAGCCAAGCTGTCGCGCCGAGCAGGCACAGCAGCCCGGCGACGATATAGCTGAGCGCCAAGGCGGGACGGGCGGAAAGTCCCGTGCCGGGAGCGAGAGCGGGCGCGGGGGGCGGGCGGCCCCGCCCCGCGCCGGTCGGCGTCCGGTCAGGCGCGTGGCTTGGTGATGCTGGTGCGCCAGGAACCATCGGCTTCGGCCTGTCCTTCATGAGTGCAACCGCGACTTCCAAGTTCGGGCAGCAGGTGAATGGGTTGCCGGTCCGTAAAGGCCTGCAAGGTGTCGCCGGGCGGCAGGGCTTCGAGTGCGGCGAGAATACGCAGCATGGGCTCGGGTGGTTCGAGTCCGCGGGCATCGACCAGCGTGACACCGCCGCAAGCGCTGCCGGTGGGGGCGGCTGCAGGCGCGGTCACCGGAGTTGCGGGCCGGGGCGTGGGGGCGAGGCGGGTGATGCGGACGGCGAACTGCTCGGGCCCGCGTTCTTCGTATTCCCAGTTGAAGGCGTGGGGAAACTCGGCCGCGAACTGGTAGTAGAGCGGCACCGGATCATGGTCATTGACCAAGGTGAAGTGCTCACCAACCGCGAGGTTGTGCCAGCGTTCAAAGATCATGCCGTGTTTGATGCGGCACGGAATCGGGCGCACATCGAAGCGAGTGTCGGTGGAAGATTCTAGGGATGGGTTCATAACGCTTCGCCATCCTACCGACCCGCGGCTGCGGTGTCCTTGATGCGCATCAAGGATGTCGCAGTTTGCTACAAATCAAAGCCCGGCCAGCGCCTGATCGAGATCGGCCAGCAGGTCGGCTTCGGCTTCCACGCCGACGGATAGCCGGATGAGAGCGTCCGAAACGCCGGCGCGGGCGCGGTCGGTCGGGCTCATGCCCCGGTGGCTCGACATGGCGGGACGCGTCACGAGGCTTTCCAAGCCACCGAGACTCACGGCGTGCACGATCAGGTGAAGGCGGTCGACAAAGCGTCGCGCGGCGACTTCTCCACCGGCGAGTTCGAACGAAAGCAAGGCCCCGCCGTGCTGCATCTGCCGCCGGGCCAGATCGTGCTGCGGGTGCGCGGGTAAACCTGCGTAGTGGACCCGCGTGACCGCGGGATGGCCGGCGAGCCAGGCGGCTACGGCGGCACCGTTGCGGTTGTGCGCCGCCATGCGCAGGGCAAAGGTGCGCAGGCCGCGCAGGACGAGCCAGGCGTCGAAGGCGTTGACCGTGCCGCCGAGGTTTTTGTGGATGCGACGCGCGAGGTCGGAGAGCGGTTCTCGACCGATCAACGCGCCGCCGATCATGTCGGAGTGGCCGTTGAGGTATTTGGTGGTGGAGTGCACGACCCAGTCGGCGCCGAGGGCGAGTGGGCGCTGGTTGAATGGCGTCGCGACCGTGTTGTCCACAATCACCGGGGCGCAGACGGGTTGGGCGGCGGCCGCAGTGGCGGCGACATCGATGAGGCGGAGCAGCGGGTTGGAGGGGGTCTCCAAGAGCACGGCTCCGGCGCGGCCGACGGCTGCGATCCAAGCGGCTTCATCCCGAGCGTCCACCCACTCGACCGGCACGTGGTGGACTTCGTGAAGGATTCTGAGGAGCTCAAAACTTCCGCCGTAGATGTCCTGATGGGTGACCAACGGACCGCTCCGGCCGGCAAGGGCGATCGTCACGGCGCAAAGCACCGCGGCGTTGCC
This portion of the Actomonas aquatica genome encodes:
- a CDS encoding HPP family protein encodes the protein MSSSFRKSQILLATVGAIIAVSALSFVAATTEALLLLGSFGASTLLLFALPEAPLSQPRSVIGGHLIASLIALCCLAAFGPQWWAVGVATGLGVGLMMVTRTVHPPAGSNAIIVFLAKPGWDVLLFSTVFGTLVLIVIAIVYHRLTRRHKYPQYWRAAAV
- a CDS encoding MarR family winged helix-turn-helix transcriptional regulator, which codes for MPNRSDSATSQVLAKAEFELLAEFRFTLRRFLGFSEAAAKRHGVSPQQYQALLAIEGFPGRDWVTVSELAEQLRIAHHSAVGLVNRMEGLKLVKRSVSTEDRRRVEVSLQPAGRVVLGKLYRVHREELRTVGPKLIALLQEASLPE
- the mobF gene encoding MobF family relaxase gives rise to the protein MTTFPSSQCANAHGDMIRPGIQRSVKVASGYFREHLKVGDYYTEKSNVRGEWFGSGAARLGLVHGVSERGFQRMCEGKDPRTGDRLIARLNGLRVEQGRRCPNRRVGFDFVFSPSKGVSVLAECGDERVKAVHDDAVKVALGELEKFVATRVRRNGANDRRMTQNFVAALFRHDTSREGDPHLHTHAFVFNATFDGEEGRWKALEPSDMYRAQRYADACYQHRLREGLLKLGHMCMVKDGRVEVCVVTSETAEKFSKRHAQIDEIEKANGVEAATPAERYQLRERIARESRAQKDRDQSLDDLKARWLAEMTPKERDRLAFRASRRELEFTEIRTSVKRAIDVAEAHLFERNAVVHDRDLVAHALLSESGRFLSTKALWAEVRARPYVRDELNPERISLAGQSKIERELVELVDRTRGRHDAINPDFLGLDPRLDAEQAHAVRALLESRHGTNVLRGKAGTGKSFTLNNVVAGARAGGRDVVVVAPQNQQVRELQRDGLEARTVESLLMKRDLPHGGVLIVDEAGQLSARRMVDLVRLCALKQARLILSGDTRQHGAIEATDALSLLEDRACLPTVELSKIRRQDPTRGNTATERLAIRSYRDAVAAASNGDTQRSLRLLETEKAVIEVTEPARVAKVAEAYVQATERGDRVLAIGQTWNEVNQLNQAIRANLQSFGKVSGSVELETLQNLNLTLGQRMEPGTYQHCRDLVFVRSYGRFKKGERVEVAGATAQGLRLMKNGKETVVGYSKADRFMVVRPRRLKVGVGDHLQLKFNGKSEEGRTLANGELVRVEKVQSDGRLVVRDDSGVRKTLGADQRIFNHGYAVTSYGSQGKTVDTVLFSDAGAAGATNQKQWYVTISRGRRQAKVFTSDLAKLRESIQRDGDRDFALQERPISIQPKPAPTVVPTIAKEEDFDAMQASRERLQRFKRHQFVRNHIARQQAIKRRLGPRP
- a CDS encoding DUF4062 domain-containing protein; amino-acid sequence: MDSLFLTFGAQWRSNVLFRNSSRTNKTSHNFDLPPLSVVERALDPGIQLLHSFGNSCTVPTLHSLRQSISPQAAELLTSIWEAFRNSGEWPRCRTMHSQWGKQEVLAVRRELNGSILWETSNTNLPTYELSIIGILLTNSGEHYEQLLIRYLGVMRDLYHRSPEKTNLSRSEIKETLSLDDKTADLLGVLVRSGHLFSRSASFGPSDWQSGVLDAAEDFPPNSDLLPELERIIFGGYEPNAPVGYTERIMDHNRRSPNLDPNLQAPQTLGASNPLHRRYQVFVSSTFEDLKEERQHVIQALLETLCIPSGMELFPATSTTQWDLIRRVISDCDYYVLIIAGRYGSLTPDGQIGYTEREFDYALELGKPVIAFLHENIDNLTGAKLEKSDVGRKRLAQFREKAKQRMCRFWSTPDGLGSAIKSAIISAIQHDPQPGWVRSTSILEGQDAIAKLQQRIVELERTNASARPKDSENLNGLSDTLNLSLTGHYYLSNNPNQRLTSWNDQHPFELEYKWSWNRAFSVLAPKLEESASVSSLKRTLEARLATELLPKLNSKHGKHAYRPTCVIQSPPFDGMLRALQARNLIKTKPSPKGSRSRKPHWTITPTGSKLYAQLATMDEMNDSPD